In Elaeis guineensis isolate ETL-2024a chromosome 1, EG11, whole genome shotgun sequence, a genomic segment contains:
- the LOC105037948 gene encoding LOW QUALITY PROTEIN: bifunctional aspartate aminotransferase and glutamate/aspartate-prephenate aminotransferase (The sequence of the model RefSeq protein was modified relative to this genomic sequence to represent the inferred CDS: inserted 1 base in 1 codon) yields the protein MEASLSLLSSATSSSSPCLPLPSRSRIPLRSLPGSNFSKALSVSRSIDFPSSFLRFGGSWDRRERVPSVKASARSELSADPMAPVDPTVSPRVSSVRPSKTMAITDQATALVQSGVPVIGLAAGEPDFDTPAAIAEAGINAIREGYTRYTPNAGTLELRKAICHKLQEENGLSYTPDQILVSNGAKQCINQAVLAVCSPGDEVIIPAPYWVSYPEMARLADAKPVILPTNISDNFLLKPEDLASKLNEKSRLLILCSPXNPTGSVYPKELLEEIADIVRKHPRLLVLSDEIYEHIIYPPATHTSFASLPGMWERTLTVNGFSKAFAMTGWRLGYLACPKHFVAACGKIQSQSTSGASSISQKAGVAALGLGYAGGEAVSTMVRAFQERRDFLVESFRELEGVKISEPQGAFYLFIDFSSYYGTEVEGFGIIKDSESLCRFLLDEAQVALVPGDAFGDDNCIRMSYAASLSTLQAAMKKIKEAMILLKPPIPVS from the exons ATGGAGGCCTCTCTCTCCTTGCTCTCCTCTGCTACCTCCTCCTCATCTCCTTGTCTTCCCCTCCCCTCTCGATCCCGAATTCCTCTCCGATCCCTTCCGGGATCTAATTTTTCGAAAGCCCTGTCCGTCTCCAGATCCATCGACTTCCCCTCTTCTTTCCTTCGCTTCGGAGGCTCTTGGGACCGGAGGGAACGCGTTCCATCGGTCAAAGCTAGCGCGAGATCGGAGCTTTCCGCGGATCCGATGGCGCCCGTTGATCCCACGGTGAGCCCGAGGGTGAGCTCCGTTAGACCCTCGAAGACCATGGCCATCACCGACCAGGCGACCGCCCTCGTCCAGTCTGGCGTGCCTGTCATCGGGCTGGCGGCCGGGGAGCCGGATTTCGATACGCCCGCCGCCATTGCTGAG GCTGGGATTAATGCTATTCGAGAAGGTTACACGAGGTACACGCCGAATGCCGGAACTTTGGAGCTTAGGAAGGCAATTTGCCACAAACTCCAGG AGGAGAATGGCTTATCATACACACCCGATCAGATCTTGGTGAGCAATGGGGCCAAGCAGTGTATCAACCAAGCCGTGCTTGCAGTTTGTTCGCCAGGGGATGAG GTCATAATTCCGGCACCTTATTGGGTCAGCTATCCTGAGATGGCTAGGTTGGCTGATGCAAAACCAGTAATTCTTCCCACAAACATATCAGATAATTTTCTTCTGAAACCAGAGGACCTTGCTTCAAAGCTTAATGAGAAATCAAGGCTGCTGATTTTGTGTTCTC TCAATCCTACTGGCTCTGTTTATCCAAAGGAGCTGCTTGAGGAGATAGCTGATATAGTAAGGAAGCATCCAAGGCTCCTG GTACTATCTGATGAGATTTATGAGCATATTATTTACCCACCAGCAACACACACAAGCTTTGCTTCACTGCCTGGAATGTGGGAAAGAACTTTGACTGTGAATGGATTTTCTAAG GCTTTTGCAATGACTGGTTGGCGACTTGGTTACCTTGCTTGCCCTAAACACTTTGTGGCAGCATGCGGAAAGATCCAAAGTCAG TCTACCTCAGGTGCTAGTAGCATTTCTCAGAAAGCAGGTGTCGCTGCTTTGGGCTTGGGTTATGCTGGTGGTGAAGCAGTCTCAACCATGGTGAGAGCATTCCAAGAGCGGCGAGACTTCCTTGTTGAAAGCTTCAGAGAACTGGAGGGTGTGAAGATCTCAGAGCCCCAG GGTGCTTTTTATTTGTTCATAGACTTCAGCTCCTACTATGGAACTGAAGTCGAAGGGTTTGGCATTATCAAGGACTCTGAATCCCTTTGCCGGTTCCTTTTGGACGAGGCACAG GTTGCGCTCGTACCGGGGGATGCATTTGGAGATGATAACTGCATCCGAATGTCCTATGCTGCATCCCTATCGACACTACAAGcagcaatgaaaaaaataaaagaagccaTGATTCTCCTGAAGCCCCCTATCCCTGTTTCGTAA
- the LOC105037949 gene encoding uncharacterized protein, with protein MSLACLVCHSGGSPSQSFRSHSISSSEGEGRCSAVVSCLTQKVTIATGHGDNTATSKVAPFPVMASGQGMAQTPRLERSRAVTRDLVRDWNFDEILVGR; from the coding sequence ATGAGTTTAGCATGTCTTGTCTGTCATAGCGGGGGCAGTCCATCACAATCTTTCAGAAGCCACTCCATCTCAAGTTCAGAGGGCGAGGGGCGTTGTTCGGCAGTGGTCAGCTGCTTGACGCAGAAGGTAACCATCGCTACCGGGCATGGTGACAACACTGCAACATCTAAGGTGGCTCCGTTCCCTGTCATGGCAAGTGGTCAAGGTATGGCACAAACACCTCGCCTTGAACGGAGCCGTGCTGTGACAAGGGACCTTGTTAGAGACTGgaattttgatgaaattcttGTGGGGAGATAG
- the LOC105037950 gene encoding probable alkaline/neutral invertase D gives MDGIREPGLRKVGSHCSMAEADDFDLSRLLDKPKLNIERQRSFDERSLSELSINVRAIDGYESIYSPGFKSGFDTPGSSARNSFEPHPMVADAWEALRRSLVYFRGQPVGTIGAYDHASEEVLNYDQVFVRDFVPSALAFLMNGEHDIVKNFLLKTLHLQGWEKRIDRFKLGEGAMPASFKVLHDPVRKTDTLIADFGESAIGRVAPVDSGFWWIILLRAYTKSTGDLSLAETPECQKGMRLILALCLSEGFDTFPTLLCADGCSMIDRRMGIYGYPIEIQALFFMALRSALPMLKHDAEGKEFVERIVKRLHALSYHMRSYFWLDFQQLNDIYRYKTEEYSHTAVNKFNVIPDSIPDWVFDFMPTRGGYFIGNVSPARMDFRWFALGNCVAILSSLATPEQSMAIMDLIEARWEELVGEMPLKIAYPALESHEWRLITGCDPKNTRWSYHNGGSWPVLLWMLTAACIKTGRPQIARRAIELAESRLLKDNWPEYYDGKLGRYIGKQARKFQTWSIAGYLVAKMMLEDPSHLGMISLEEDKAMKPLLKRSTSWTC, from the exons ATGGACGGCATTCGGGAGCCGGGGCTTCGGAAGGTGGGATCGCATTGCTCCATGGCGGAGGCCGATGACTTCGATCTATCGCGGCTTCTAGATAAGCCCAAGCTCAATATCGAGCGGCAGAGATCGTTTGATGAGAGGTCGCTCAGTGAGCTTTCGATCAACGTCAGAGCCATTGATGGTTATGAGAGCATATATTCCCCGGGATTTAAGTCGGGGTTCGACACGCCGGGCTCGTCGGCCCGGAACTCGTTCGAGCCGCACCCGATGGTCGCGGACGCCTGGGAGGCCCTCCGGAGGTCCTTGGTGTATTTCCGGGGACAGCCGGTGGGGACGATCGGCGCTTATGATCATGCATCAGAGGAGGTGCTGAACTATGATCAG GTGTTTGTCCGTGACTTTGTACCAAGTGCACTGGCCTTTCTAATGAATGGGGAACACGATATAGTTAAAAATTTTCTCCTAAAAACTCTCCACCTTCAAGGGTGGGAAAAAAGGATAGATCGTTTCAAGCTTGGGGAGGGTGCCATGCCGGCCAGCTTCAAAGTCCTCCATGATCCTGTTAGGAAAACTGATACTCTGATTGCAGATTTTGGTGAGAGTGCAATCGGAAGAGTCGCTCCTGTTGACTCAGGATTCTGGTGGATAATTCTTCTGCGTGCCTATACAAAGTCTACGGGGGATTTATCTCTTGCAGAAACACCTGAATGTCAAAAGGGGATGAGGCTTATATTAGCTTTATGTTTGTCCGAGGGCTTTGACACATTTCCGACCCTGCTTTGCGCTGATGGATGCTCAATGATTGATCGGAGAATG GGTATTTATGGTTATCCTATAGAAATCCAAGCTCTTTTCTTTATGGCATTGAGAAGTGCTCTTCCAATGCTTAAACATGATGCGGAAGGGAAGGAGTTTGTAGAGCGAATAGTGAAACGTTTGCATGCTTTGAGTTATCACATGAGAAGCTACTTTTGGCTCGACTTCCAGCAATTAAATGACATCTATCGCTATAAAACAGAGGAGTATTCTCACACAGCAGTTAACAAATTTAATGTTATTCCTGACTCTATTCCTGATTGGGTTTTTGATTTTATGCCTACCCGTGGTGGCTACTTTATTGGAAACGTCAGTCCTGCAAGAATGGACTTCCGATGGTTTGCGCTAGGTAACTGTGTTGCCATCCTATCATCTCTTGCTACCCCAGAGCAATCTATGGCTATAATGGACCTCATTGAAGCACGCTGGGAAGAGCTAGTTGGAGAAATGCCTCTGAAGATAGCTTATCCAGCCCTTGAGAGCCATGAATGGCGCCTTATAACTGGTTGCGACCCCAAGAATACCAGATGGAGTTACCACAATGGAGGATCTTGGCCAG TGCTTCTGTGGATGCTCACTGCAGCCTGTATTAAGACAGGACGACCACAGATTGCCAGACGAGCGATAGAGCTTGCAGAAAGCCGGCTGTTGAAGGACAACTGGCCAGAATATTATGATGGCAAGCTTGGAAGGTATATTGGCAAACAGGCCAGGAAATTCCAGACTTGGTCCATTGCTGGTTATTTGGTGGCTAAGATGATGCTGGAAGACCCCTCCCATCTTGGTATGATCTCTCTGGAAGAGGACAAGGCAATGAAGCCACTGTTAAAGAGATCTACCTCATGGACCTGCTGA